The Ardenticatenales bacterium DNA window ACAGAATCCAGGCGCTGTTGATGGTAATCCTGGCTCTGGTCAGCGTTCCCATCGCCATGCTCAATGAACTGATGAACGTGGCGGCGCTGTTGACGACCAGCGATCCAGGTCAAATGCAGTTATTTGTTGATCTGAATGCACAGGGAGTTGCTATCGCCTCGATATTCTGGGGCTTGTGGCTTTTCCCGCTTGGAATATTGATTATTAGGTCAGGATATTTTCCCAAAATTGTGGGTTGGACGGTGATCATAGCCGGAATTGGCTATACGCTCGATTCCTTTCTGAAACTACTTGTACCGGAATTTGCGGCCCTCTCAGTGATA harbors:
- a CDS encoding DUF4386 domain-containing protein; translation: MFGLLYVNSQLVVSDDAVATANNLVSNELLFRAGIVSNLITQLLFIVIPLFLFRLFEEVDRIQALLMVILALVSVPIAMLNELMNVAALLTTSDPGQMQLFVDLNAQGVAIASIFWGLWLFPLGILIIRSGYFPKIVGWTVIIAGIGYTLDSFLKLLVPEFAALSVIFQVMTIGEIVFLLWLTIKGARLPRENQ